A genomic stretch from Desulfotignum balticum DSM 7044 includes:
- a CDS encoding 4Fe-4S dicluster domain-containing protein: protein MIIIKKTELARAMARAQDTYILSGPVETFHGHTFRHLEPGQTPDLSYQHTLVSPKAVVFPPSDPLLTFSGNDWTGPDLAGLPPQAAVGIRPYDAKALHLLKYNFDTPEYKDPFFLSRFENLTLVGLAENQPDPANFSTSCGTGPFDETGLDMLLVDLGDALAGKILTDKGEAFARAAGLVPIPAEKKTAVASTIAELKTRAEKSMTSPREFGSLDPVSTLDLYEQADWEALAFGCINCNTCTFVCPTCWCFDIQDEARGQKGVRLKLWDSCMSALYSAHASGHNPRQQGWQRFRNRFMHKLKYFADKYGAGPMCVGCGRCIRLCPAGIDIRTIHQALSRLEAVT from the coding sequence ATGATCATCATCAAAAAAACCGAACTGGCCCGTGCCATGGCCCGGGCACAGGACACCTATATTCTCAGCGGGCCGGTGGAAACCTTCCACGGTCACACTTTCAGACACTTGGAACCCGGTCAGACCCCGGACCTGAGCTACCAACATACATTGGTGTCACCCAAGGCAGTGGTGTTTCCCCCATCCGATCCCCTGTTGACATTTTCCGGGAATGACTGGACAGGGCCGGACCTGGCAGGTTTGCCGCCCCAGGCGGCCGTAGGAATCCGGCCCTATGATGCCAAAGCCCTGCACCTGCTGAAATACAATTTTGACACCCCGGAATACAAAGATCCGTTTTTTCTTTCCCGGTTTGAGAACCTCACCCTGGTGGGGCTGGCGGAAAATCAGCCGGACCCGGCCAATTTCAGTACCAGCTGCGGCACAGGTCCCTTTGACGAGACCGGGCTGGATATGCTGTTGGTGGACCTTGGAGATGCACTGGCGGGCAAAATCCTGACAGACAAGGGTGAGGCCTTTGCCCGGGCCGCCGGGCTGGTCCCCATACCGGCGGAGAAAAAAACGGCCGTTGCCTCAACCATTGCCGAATTGAAAACCCGGGCTGAAAAATCAATGACGTCTCCCCGGGAATTCGGCTCCCTGGACCCTGTTTCCACCCTGGATCTGTATGAGCAGGCGGATTGGGAAGCCCTGGCATTCGGCTGCATCAACTGCAACACCTGCACGTTTGTGTGTCCCACCTGCTGGTGTTTCGACATTCAGGACGAGGCCCGGGGGCAAAAAGGGGTCCGCCTCAAACTATGGGATTCGTGCATGTCTGCCTTGTATTCGGCCCATGCATCCGGCCACAACCCCCGCCAGCAAGGGTGGCAGCGGTTCAGGAACCGGTTTATGCACAAGCTCAAGTATTTTGCCGACAAATACGGGGCCGGTCCCATGTGCGTGGGATGCGGCCGGTGCATCCGGTTATGTCCCGCCGGCATCGATATCCGAACCATTCATCAGGCCTTGAGCCGTCTGGAGGCGGTGACATGA
- a CDS encoding FAD-dependent oxidoreductase translates to MGTPILNTSDSPVGAVLVAGGGIAGIQAALDLADSGFFVYLVEQGPAIGGVMAQLDKTFPTNDCSMCIMSPKLVEVGRHINIELVTLATIQDIQGQKGNFSVEIFQKARYVDLDKCVGCGACAEKCPKKVADVYNQGLDKRKAVYVPYAQAVPLKYVIDPVHCIKLTKDRCGICEKVCPAGAVNFNDTDKTLTLQVGAVILAPGFEAYHPGDSPIYGWHQLKDVVTSLEFERLLSASGPKKGHVTRLSDGAEPRHIAWLQCVGSRDINRCDNAHCSSVCCMYAIKQAIIAKEHDPSLACTIFYMDMRTHGKGFEACFNEARDKHGIRFVRCRVHSVYQAPDKPCPTLDYFDDEAGAAAQTDADLVVLSVGMQIDAETRAFAQKIGIDLTASGFCNTHSFSPTTTSRDGIYVCGAFQGPKDIPQSVIEAGSAALCAGTAVSKSRGTLVKTVEKVPERDVTGEVPRIGVFVCHCGINISGVVDVGAVRDFAAALPFVAFADDNLYSCSQDAQEIITGIIRDKGLNRVVVAACSPRTHEPLFQETLAQAGLNKYLFEMVNIRNHNSWVHKDDPEAATKKAMESVAMAVAKVALFTPLKEESLSVDKDLLVVGGGISGMSAALSMADQGFDVTLVEKQHCLGGQANRILQTATGADVQTGLEALQRRVLDHDRIRTHLESTLAGVNGFVGNFESRITGPAGDITVRHGAVVIATGAKEFQPDEYLYNKSPRVITGLSLDEKIMQNDDLVTTAKTAVFIQCVGSREPDRPYCSRICCTHSIASALHLKEMNPQMDVYILYRDIRTYGEKERLYQEAREKGVVFIRYSVDNKPDVTREKDGLTVTVMDHVLRQPVRIPADLVVLASAVVSRKEDALAKLFKVPMDSDGFFAEAHVKLAPSNFAVDGVFLCGLAHYPKPIDESIAQAQAAAAGVSRLFAKHEIKTLGNTAQVNTAVCSGCGVCVAVCPYNAPEMIPDGRDAGKARVNPVLCKGCGLCTASCRSGAVELMGYKEQQIMAMIDHAF, encoded by the coding sequence ATGGGTACTCCCATTTTAAATACATCCGATTCCCCGGTGGGCGCGGTCCTGGTGGCCGGCGGCGGTATTGCCGGCATCCAGGCGGCCCTGGACCTGGCGGATTCCGGATTTTTCGTTTACCTGGTGGAGCAGGGTCCGGCCATCGGCGGGGTCATGGCCCAGCTGGACAAGACTTTTCCCACCAATGATTGTTCCATGTGCATCATGTCCCCCAAACTGGTGGAGGTGGGACGGCACATCAATATCGAACTGGTCACCCTTGCCACGATTCAGGATATACAGGGGCAAAAAGGCAATTTTTCTGTTGAAATCTTTCAGAAGGCCCGGTACGTGGACCTGGATAAATGTGTGGGCTGCGGGGCCTGTGCGGAAAAATGCCCTAAAAAAGTGGCGGACGTCTACAACCAGGGGCTGGATAAGCGAAAAGCCGTCTATGTCCCCTATGCCCAGGCCGTTCCCCTCAAATATGTCATCGATCCGGTCCACTGCATCAAGCTGACCAAAGACAGGTGCGGCATTTGCGAAAAAGTGTGCCCCGCCGGTGCCGTCAATTTCAATGATACCGATAAAACCCTTACCCTGCAGGTGGGGGCAGTGATCCTGGCCCCGGGGTTTGAGGCGTACCATCCCGGTGATTCGCCGATATACGGCTGGCACCAGCTCAAGGATGTGGTGACCTCCCTGGAATTTGAACGGCTGCTGTCGGCATCCGGTCCGAAAAAAGGTCATGTCACCCGGCTGTCCGACGGGGCCGAACCCCGTCACATCGCCTGGCTGCAATGCGTGGGCTCCCGGGACATCAACCGGTGCGACAATGCCCACTGTTCGTCTGTGTGCTGTATGTACGCCATCAAGCAGGCCATCATTGCCAAGGAACATGATCCCTCCCTGGCATGCACCATCTTCTACATGGACATGCGTACCCACGGCAAGGGGTTTGAGGCCTGCTTCAACGAGGCAAGGGACAAGCACGGCATCCGGTTTGTCCGGTGCCGGGTCCATTCCGTGTACCAGGCCCCGGACAAACCCTGCCCCACCCTGGATTATTTCGACGACGAGGCCGGCGCAGCGGCCCAGACCGATGCCGACCTGGTGGTACTGTCCGTGGGCATGCAGATCGATGCAGAAACCCGGGCCTTTGCCCAAAAAATCGGCATCGATCTCACGGCATCCGGTTTCTGTAACACCCATTCTTTTTCCCCCACCACCACCTCCCGGGACGGCATCTATGTGTGCGGTGCATTCCAGGGTCCCAAGGACATTCCCCAGTCCGTGATCGAGGCGGGATCTGCGGCCCTGTGTGCCGGTACGGCCGTTTCCAAAAGCCGGGGCACATTGGTAAAAACCGTGGAAAAAGTTCCCGAGCGGGACGTGACCGGCGAGGTGCCGCGCATCGGCGTGTTTGTCTGTCACTGCGGCATCAACATCAGCGGTGTGGTGGATGTGGGGGCGGTGAGAGATTTTGCCGCTGCCCTGCCGTTTGTGGCATTTGCCGATGACAACCTGTACTCCTGTTCCCAGGATGCCCAGGAGATCATCACCGGCATTATCCGGGACAAAGGGCTGAACCGGGTGGTGGTGGCCGCATGCAGTCCCAGAACCCATGAACCCCTGTTCCAGGAGACCCTGGCCCAGGCCGGATTGAACAAGTATCTGTTTGAAATGGTGAATATCCGGAACCACAACTCCTGGGTCCACAAGGATGACCCGGAGGCGGCCACAAAAAAGGCCATGGAAAGTGTGGCCATGGCCGTGGCCAAGGTGGCCCTGTTCACCCCGCTCAAAGAGGAAAGCCTGTCCGTGGACAAGGACCTGCTGGTGGTGGGGGGCGGGATCTCCGGCATGAGTGCGGCCCTGTCCATGGCAGATCAGGGATTTGACGTCACCCTGGTGGAAAAACAACATTGTCTGGGAGGCCAGGCCAACCGGATTTTGCAGACCGCCACGGGTGCGGATGTGCAGACCGGTCTGGAAGCGCTGCAAAGACGGGTGCTGGACCATGACCGGATCCGGACACATCTGGAAAGTACCCTGGCCGGGGTGAACGGATTTGTGGGCAATTTCGAATCCCGGATCACCGGTCCGGCAGGGGATATCACCGTCCGGCACGGGGCAGTAGTGATTGCCACGGGCGCAAAAGAATTTCAGCCGGATGAATATCTGTACAATAAGTCCCCCCGGGTGATCACCGGACTTTCCCTGGATGAGAAAATCATGCAGAACGATGACCTGGTGACCACGGCAAAAACCGCCGTGTTCATCCAGTGCGTGGGGTCCAGGGAGCCGGACCGGCCCTATTGTTCCCGGATCTGCTGTACCCATTCCATTGCATCGGCCCTGCACCTCAAAGAGATGAACCCGCAGATGGATGTATATATCCTGTACCGGGATATCCGCACCTACGGGGAAAAAGAGCGGCTCTACCAGGAAGCCCGGGAAAAAGGGGTGGTGTTCATCCGGTACAGTGTAGACAACAAACCGGATGTGACCCGGGAAAAAGACGGCCTGACCGTAACGGTCATGGACCATGTGCTCCGGCAGCCGGTCCGGATTCCGGCGGACCTGGTGGTGCTGGCATCGGCAGTGGTGTCCCGGAAAGAGGATGCCCTGGCCAAACTGTTCAAAGTGCCCATGGACAGCGACGGGTTTTTTGCCGAAGCCCATGTCAAGCTGGCCCCTTCCAACTTTGCCGTGGACGGGGTGTTTTTATGCGGCCTGGCCCATTATCCCAAACCCATTGATGAATCCATTGCCCAGGCCCAGGCAGCGGCCGCCGGTGTCAGCCGCCTGTTTGCCAAGCATGAAATCAAGACCCTGGGCAATACCGCACAGGTAAATACCGCCGTTTGCAGCGGCTGCGGGGTTTGTGTGGCCGTGTGTCCCTATAACGCCCCTGAAATGATCCCAGACGGGCGGGATGCGGGAAAGGCCCGGGTCAACCCGGTGCTGTGCAAGGGATGCGGCCTGTGCACCGCCTCCTGCCGGTCCGGTGCCGTGGAATTGATGGGATATAAAGAACAACAGATCATGGCCATGATTGACCATGCCTTTTAA
- a CDS encoding (Fe-S)-binding protein, which yields MPEVIQLTRSSNGISDKVKELIPDGNLSACLTCGTCTSGCPATGLMDMDPRKFLRMAVFGLDRELERHPWVWVCTMCNRCYDACPMKLNIPQLIFYLRSQWPREERPKGILGSCDHHVRSRGGAMGVPLEDFQFTVEDVAEECREQEGFEELTVDLDREGAYFALNQNSREPVTEPDELMPLWKILHKVGADWTYYSDMWGGENYCMFLADDASWEKIVRAQAEHIDKLGCKVFLNTECGHSFFAVWSGLQRFNIPHKFEFRSIVEYYAKWIREGKLPVASGWNTTGIKFTVQDPCNVVRKSLGDRFADDLRYVVKQVVGEDNFVDMAPAKSNNFCCGGGGGALQAGYTDERRQYGKTKFDQIQATGANYVVTPCHNCHAQIEDMAHAHGGDYYTVHLWTLICLSMGILGENERTYLGPDLAEYGL from the coding sequence ATGCCGGAAGTAATTCAATTGACCCGTTCTTCCAACGGGATCAGCGACAAAGTCAAAGAACTCATCCCCGACGGCAATCTGTCGGCCTGCCTGACCTGCGGTACCTGCACCAGTGGCTGTCCTGCCACGGGTCTGATGGATATGGATCCCAGAAAATTTCTGCGCATGGCGGTTTTCGGCCTGGACCGGGAACTGGAACGTCATCCCTGGGTATGGGTCTGCACCATGTGCAATCGCTGCTATGATGCCTGTCCCATGAAACTCAACATTCCCCAGCTCATCTTTTACCTGCGGTCCCAGTGGCCCAGGGAAGAACGGCCCAAAGGCATCCTGGGGTCCTGCGACCACCATGTGCGCTCCCGGGGCGGGGCCATGGGCGTGCCTTTGGAAGACTTTCAGTTCACGGTGGAAGATGTGGCTGAAGAGTGCCGGGAGCAGGAGGGGTTTGAAGAGCTTACCGTGGACCTGGACCGGGAAGGGGCCTATTTCGCTTTGAACCAGAACTCCCGGGAACCCGTGACCGAGCCGGATGAGCTCATGCCGTTGTGGAAGATCCTTCACAAGGTCGGGGCGGACTGGACCTATTATTCCGATATGTGGGGGGGAGAAAACTACTGCATGTTCCTGGCCGATGATGCATCCTGGGAAAAGATCGTCCGGGCACAGGCCGAACATATCGACAAATTGGGCTGCAAGGTGTTTCTCAATACGGAATGCGGCCACTCCTTTTTTGCGGTCTGGTCCGGTCTCCAGCGGTTCAATATCCCCCATAAATTTGAATTCAGAAGCATTGTGGAATATTACGCCAAATGGATCCGGGAGGGAAAACTGCCCGTCGCATCCGGCTGGAATACGACCGGTATCAAATTCACGGTCCAGGATCCCTGCAATGTGGTGAGAAAATCGCTGGGAGACCGGTTTGCCGATGACCTGCGGTATGTGGTCAAACAGGTGGTGGGGGAAGATAATTTTGTGGACATGGCGCCCGCCAAATCCAACAACTTCTGCTGCGGCGGCGGGGGCGGGGCCCTCCAGGCCGGGTACACGGATGAACGCAGACAATATGGCAAAACCAAGTTCGATCAGATCCAGGCCACGGGGGCCAATTATGTGGTGACACCCTGTCACAACTGCCATGCCCAGATCGAAGATATGGCCCATGCCCATGGCGGTGACTATTACACGGTGCATCTGTGGACCCTGATCTGCCTGTCCATGGGCATTCTGGGTGAAAACGAGCGGACCTATCTGGGACCGGACCTGGCCGAATACGGGCTTTGA
- a CDS encoding hydrogenase small subunit translates to MWGGIILETISVEYHETIMAASGHQAEQNLHNAVKQYDGKFVCVVEGAIATAHNGAYGKVGGRTFLDIAWDVIPHAAVTIAIGSCASYGGVSAAAPNPGGYKGVTDAIGAPAINLPGCPMNPLNLLGTILKYLNNEPMEMDGYGRPLFAYGESVHDRCPRLKHYENFEFATEFGSKEVEMGYCLLDLGCKGPETYNNCPTAKFNDSTSFPIQAGHPCIGCSEPGFWDNMTPFYEET, encoded by the coding sequence ATGTGGGGGGGGATCATCCTGGAAACCATTTCCGTTGAATACCATGAAACCATCATGGCAGCCTCCGGACATCAGGCAGAGCAAAACCTGCACAATGCCGTCAAACAATATGACGGCAAATTTGTCTGTGTGGTGGAAGGGGCCATTGCCACGGCCCATAACGGGGCCTACGGCAAAGTCGGGGGCAGAACCTTTCTGGATATCGCCTGGGACGTCATCCCCCATGCCGCTGTCACCATTGCCATCGGCTCCTGTGCTTCATACGGCGGGGTGTCTGCCGCCGCCCCCAACCCCGGGGGATACAAAGGGGTGACCGATGCCATCGGCGCGCCGGCCATCAACCTGCCGGGCTGCCCCATGAATCCTTTGAACCTCTTAGGCACCATTCTCAAATACCTGAACAATGAACCCATGGAAATGGACGGATACGGCAGGCCGTTGTTTGCCTATGGCGAAAGCGTTCACGACCGGTGTCCCCGGCTGAAACATTATGAAAATTTCGAGTTTGCCACGGAATTTGGGTCCAAAGAGGTGGAAATGGGATACTGCCTTCTCGATCTGGGATGCAAAGGCCCGGAAACCTATAATAATTGTCCTACCGCAAAATTCAATGACAGCACCAGTTTTCCCATCCAGGCGGGGCATCCCTGCATCGGGTGCAGTGAACCCGGTTTCTGGGATAACATGACCCCGTTTTACGAAGAGACCTGA
- a CDS encoding 4Fe-4S binding protein: protein MKEMETRIRQMAKDLLAQKKVDQVVGFCQGSLAAVTRPFLARNPKEADQLVFNCNCRMNLATFVPGLKGRTGIVAKGCDSRNLVIQMTENRVNRKDLYIIGVPCSGMADKNKLRAAAGGWDLIRVNDRGEQIEVETTQGTTHTLSRQDLLQDNCVTCIRHNPVIYDALAGPEVPEPDLPDRFADVVAVQKMDPGEKQAYFQHLLKDCIRCYACRDACPLCYCPTCFVDESSPQWVGKTPDPVDVTTYHLVRAFHDAGRCTDCGACEAACPMNIRVRSFTRKTIMDCVNHFGEEAGLNPNQRPVLDRFQVNDPNDFFR, encoded by the coding sequence ATGAAGGAGATGGAAACCCGGATCCGGCAGATGGCCAAAGACCTGCTGGCCCAGAAAAAAGTGGACCAGGTGGTGGGATTCTGCCAGGGAAGCCTGGCTGCCGTCACCCGGCCCTTTCTGGCCCGTAACCCAAAAGAGGCGGACCAGCTGGTGTTCAACTGCAACTGCCGCATGAACCTGGCCACATTCGTGCCGGGCCTCAAAGGCCGGACCGGAATCGTGGCCAAGGGATGCGACAGCCGGAACCTGGTCATTCAGATGACTGAAAACCGGGTGAACCGCAAGGATCTGTATATCATCGGGGTTCCCTGTTCCGGCATGGCGGATAAAAACAAACTCCGGGCCGCTGCCGGCGGTTGGGATCTGATCCGCGTGAACGACCGGGGGGAACAGATCGAAGTGGAAACCACGCAAGGAACCACCCATACCCTGTCCCGGCAGGACCTGCTCCAGGACAACTGCGTCACCTGCATCCGGCACAATCCGGTGATCTATGACGCGCTGGCAGGTCCTGAGGTGCCGGAACCGGATCTGCCGGACCGGTTTGCGGATGTGGTTGCTGTCCAGAAAATGGATCCCGGGGAAAAACAGGCGTATTTCCAGCACCTGCTCAAAGACTGCATCCGCTGTTATGCCTGCCGGGATGCCTGTCCCCTGTGTTACTGCCCCACCTGTTTTGTGGATGAATCTTCGCCCCAGTGGGTGGGCAAGACCCCGGACCCGGTGGATGTGACAACCTATCACCTGGTCCGGGCGTTTCATGATGCCGGCCGGTGTACGGACTGCGGGGCGTGCGAGGCTGCCTGTCCCATGAATATCAGGGTCCGGTCCTTTACCCGGAAAACCATCATGGACTGTGTGAATCATTTCGGGGAGGAAGCCGGGTTGAATCCGAATCAGCGGCCGGTTCTGGACAGGTTCCAGGTCAATGACCCCAATGATTTTTTCCGGTAA
- a CDS encoding hydrogenase iron-sulfur subunit gives MTEFEPRIITFLCNWCSYGAADLAGVSRFQYPPNMRIIRIPCSGRVSVKMVLHAIRCGADGVWISGCHPGDCHYIEGNFYARRKFVLLKELLEYTGLEPGRLQFSWISSAEGVKFAEVAQQVIADIRALGPAGKLVKQLPEVA, from the coding sequence ATGACTGAATTCGAACCCAGAATCATCACCTTTCTGTGCAACTGGTGCAGCTACGGGGCTGCGGACCTGGCCGGTGTGAGCCGGTTTCAGTACCCGCCCAACATGAGAATCATCCGGATCCCCTGTTCGGGCCGGGTGTCCGTTAAAATGGTGCTCCATGCCATCCGCTGCGGTGCGGACGGCGTCTGGATTTCCGGGTGCCATCCCGGTGACTGCCATTATATTGAAGGCAACTTTTATGCCCGGCGCAAATTTGTTCTGCTCAAAGAGCTGCTGGAATATACCGGGCTGGAACCCGGCCGCCTGCAGTTTTCCTGGATCTCCTCGGCCGAGGGGGTCAAGTTTGCCGAGGTGGCCCAACAGGTGATTGCCGATATCCGGGCCCTGGGGCCGGCCGGAAAACTGGTCAAGCAGCTGCCGGAGGTGGCCTGA